Part of the Niallia alba genome is shown below.
ACTTTTTTGAGCATCTACAATCTTCTAATAGACTAATTAAAACATCTTCATTACTTTTTTTTGCATTTTTTTCAATTGTTTTTGACTCATCATATTATTTTTTTGCATATAGCTCATTGCTACTACACCAGCACCAATAGCTATTGCTGTATTCATCACTTTACCCATTTTACTTTGCACTCCTTTTATATAGAAGTGAGCGCCAATGAATGTGGAGAAGAACTTAGCTTAATCGACGCTCTTCTTCTTCAAATAAGTCGTCTAGAGAACTTAAGCTTCCATCTTCTTCTACTTGATGTGTATGAATAATCCCTTTTGTTAGCGATAATTCAATAAAGCAATTCCAGC
Proteins encoded:
- a CDS encoding DUF3918 family protein, which produces MGKVMNTAIAIGAGVVAMSYMQKNNMMSQKQLKKMQKKVMKMF